From Desmodus rotundus isolate HL8 chromosome 12, HLdesRot8A.1, whole genome shotgun sequence, one genomic window encodes:
- the DYRK3 gene encoding dual specificity tyrosine-phosphorylation-regulated kinase 3 isoform X1, whose amino-acid sequence MGGTARGPGRKDAGPPGAGLPPQQRRLGDGIYDTFMMIDETKCPPCSNVLCNPSEPPLPRRLNITTEQLTRDHTQCFLNGGEMKVEQLFQEFGNRRADTFQSDGINDSEKCSPTVSQGKSSESLNTVKSNSSPKASKVVPLTPEQALKQYKHHLTAYEKLEIVSYPEIYFVGPNAKKRHGVLGGPNNGGYDDAEGAYIHVPRDHLAYRYEVLKIIGKGSFGQVARVYDHKLRQYVALKIVRNEKRFHRQAAEEIRILEHLRKQDKTGSMNVIHMLESFTFRNHVCMAFELLSIDLYELIKKNKFQGFSIQLVRKFAQSILQSLDALHKNKIIHCDLKPENILLKHHGRSATKVIDFGSSCFEYQKLYTYIQSRFYRAPEIILGGRYSTPIDIWSFGCILAELFTGQPLFPGEDEGDQLACMMELLGMPPAKLLEQSKRAKYFINSKGLPRYCSVTTQADGRAVLVGGRSRRGKKRGPPGSKDWVTALKGCDDYLFIEFLKRCLHWDPSARLTPAQALRHPWISKSAPRPFTVEKVSGKRMVHPAGAFHGLGSKLPPVVGIANKLKANLMSEANGGIPLCSVLPKLIS is encoded by the exons ATGGGAGGCACGGCTCGCGGGCCCGGGCGGAAGGATGCGGGGCCGCCCGGAGCCGGACTGCCACCCCAGCAGCGGAG ATTGGGAGATGGTATCTACGATACCTTCATGATGATAGATGAAACCAAATGCCCACCCTGTTCCAATGTTCTCTGCAACCCTTCTGAACCACCTCTACCTAGAAGACTAAAT atTACCACTGAGCAGTTAACAAGAGATCATACTCAGTGCTTTCTGAATGGGGGTGAAATGAAGGTAGAACAGCTGTTTCAAGAATTTGGCAACAGGAGAGCTGATACTTTTCAGTCTGATGGCATCAATGACTCTGAAAAATGCTCTCCCACCGTTTCTCAGGGTAAGAGTTCAGAGAGCTTGAATACGGTAAAATCCAACAGTTCGCCCAAAGCATCCAAAGTGGTGCCTCTGACCCCAGAGCAAGCGCTGAAGCAGTACAAACACCACCTCACCGCTTATGAGAAACTGGAAATTGTCAGTTACCCAGAAATTTACTTTGTGGGTCCAAATGCCAAAAAAAGACATGGAGTTCTTGGTGGTCCCAATAATGGGGGATATGATGATGCAGAAGGGGCCTATATTCATGTACCTCGAGACCATCTAGCTTATCGATACGAGGTGCTGAAAATTATTGGCAAGGGGAGTTTTGGGCAGGTGGCCCGGGTCTACGATCACAAACTTCGACAGTACGTGGCCCTAAAGATAGTGCGCAACGAGAAGCGTTTTCACCGCCAGGCAGCCGAGGAGATCCGGATTCTGGAGCATCTGAGGAAGCAGGATAAAACCGGGAGCATGAATGTCATCCACATGCTGGAGAGTTTCACGTTCAGGAACCATGTTTGCATGGCCTTTGAATTGCTGAGCATAGACCTTTATgagctcattaaaaaaaacaagtttcaGGGTTTTAGCATCCAGTTAGTCCGAAAGTTTGCTCAGTCCATTCTGCAGTCCTTGGATGCGCTTCATAAAAATAAGATCATTCACTGTGACCTGAAGCCAGAAAACATTCTCCTGAAACACCATGGGCGCAGTGCGACCAAGGTCATTGACTTCGGGTCCAGCTGCTTCGAGTACCAGAAACTTTACACGTATATCCAGTCTCGGTTCTACAGAGCTCCAGAGATCATCTTAGGAGGCCGCTACAGCACGCCGATCGACATATGGAGTTTTGGCTGCATCCTTGCGGAACTTTTCACAGGGCAGCCTCTCTTCCCTGGGGAGGATGAAGGAGATCAGCTGGCCTGTATGATGGAGCTTCTAGGGATGCCACCAGCCAAACTTCTGGAGCAGTCCAAACGTGCCAAGTACTTTATTAACTCCAAGGGCCTACCTCGCTACTGTTCGGTGACTACTCAGGCAGATGGGAGGGCCGTGCTTGTGGGGGGTCGCTCACGTAGGGGGAAGAAGCGGGGTCCCCCAGGCAGCAAAGACTGGGTGACGGCGCTGAAAGGGTGTGATGACTACTTGTTTATAGAGTTTTTGAAAAGGTGTCTTCACTGGGACCCCTCTGCCCGCCTGACCCCAGCTCAAGCGTTAAGACACCCTTGGATTAGCAAGTCCGCACCCAGACCTTTCACTGTTGAGAAGGTGTCAGGCAAACGGATGGTACACCCTGCAGGTGCTTTCCATGGACTGGGTTCCAAGCTGCCTCCGGTTGTCGGCATAGCCAATAAGCTTAAAGCTAACTTAATGTCAGAAGCCAATGGTGGCATACCTCTGTGCAGTGTGTTGCCAAAACTGATTAGCTAG
- the DYRK3 gene encoding dual specificity tyrosine-phosphorylation-regulated kinase 3 isoform X2 has translation MMIDETKCPPCSNVLCNPSEPPLPRRLNITTEQLTRDHTQCFLNGGEMKVEQLFQEFGNRRADTFQSDGINDSEKCSPTVSQGKSSESLNTVKSNSSPKASKVVPLTPEQALKQYKHHLTAYEKLEIVSYPEIYFVGPNAKKRHGVLGGPNNGGYDDAEGAYIHVPRDHLAYRYEVLKIIGKGSFGQVARVYDHKLRQYVALKIVRNEKRFHRQAAEEIRILEHLRKQDKTGSMNVIHMLESFTFRNHVCMAFELLSIDLYELIKKNKFQGFSIQLVRKFAQSILQSLDALHKNKIIHCDLKPENILLKHHGRSATKVIDFGSSCFEYQKLYTYIQSRFYRAPEIILGGRYSTPIDIWSFGCILAELFTGQPLFPGEDEGDQLACMMELLGMPPAKLLEQSKRAKYFINSKGLPRYCSVTTQADGRAVLVGGRSRRGKKRGPPGSKDWVTALKGCDDYLFIEFLKRCLHWDPSARLTPAQALRHPWISKSAPRPFTVEKVSGKRMVHPAGAFHGLGSKLPPVVGIANKLKANLMSEANGGIPLCSVLPKLIS, from the exons ATGATGATAGATGAAACCAAATGCCCACCCTGTTCCAATGTTCTCTGCAACCCTTCTGAACCACCTCTACCTAGAAGACTAAAT atTACCACTGAGCAGTTAACAAGAGATCATACTCAGTGCTTTCTGAATGGGGGTGAAATGAAGGTAGAACAGCTGTTTCAAGAATTTGGCAACAGGAGAGCTGATACTTTTCAGTCTGATGGCATCAATGACTCTGAAAAATGCTCTCCCACCGTTTCTCAGGGTAAGAGTTCAGAGAGCTTGAATACGGTAAAATCCAACAGTTCGCCCAAAGCATCCAAAGTGGTGCCTCTGACCCCAGAGCAAGCGCTGAAGCAGTACAAACACCACCTCACCGCTTATGAGAAACTGGAAATTGTCAGTTACCCAGAAATTTACTTTGTGGGTCCAAATGCCAAAAAAAGACATGGAGTTCTTGGTGGTCCCAATAATGGGGGATATGATGATGCAGAAGGGGCCTATATTCATGTACCTCGAGACCATCTAGCTTATCGATACGAGGTGCTGAAAATTATTGGCAAGGGGAGTTTTGGGCAGGTGGCCCGGGTCTACGATCACAAACTTCGACAGTACGTGGCCCTAAAGATAGTGCGCAACGAGAAGCGTTTTCACCGCCAGGCAGCCGAGGAGATCCGGATTCTGGAGCATCTGAGGAAGCAGGATAAAACCGGGAGCATGAATGTCATCCACATGCTGGAGAGTTTCACGTTCAGGAACCATGTTTGCATGGCCTTTGAATTGCTGAGCATAGACCTTTATgagctcattaaaaaaaacaagtttcaGGGTTTTAGCATCCAGTTAGTCCGAAAGTTTGCTCAGTCCATTCTGCAGTCCTTGGATGCGCTTCATAAAAATAAGATCATTCACTGTGACCTGAAGCCAGAAAACATTCTCCTGAAACACCATGGGCGCAGTGCGACCAAGGTCATTGACTTCGGGTCCAGCTGCTTCGAGTACCAGAAACTTTACACGTATATCCAGTCTCGGTTCTACAGAGCTCCAGAGATCATCTTAGGAGGCCGCTACAGCACGCCGATCGACATATGGAGTTTTGGCTGCATCCTTGCGGAACTTTTCACAGGGCAGCCTCTCTTCCCTGGGGAGGATGAAGGAGATCAGCTGGCCTGTATGATGGAGCTTCTAGGGATGCCACCAGCCAAACTTCTGGAGCAGTCCAAACGTGCCAAGTACTTTATTAACTCCAAGGGCCTACCTCGCTACTGTTCGGTGACTACTCAGGCAGATGGGAGGGCCGTGCTTGTGGGGGGTCGCTCACGTAGGGGGAAGAAGCGGGGTCCCCCAGGCAGCAAAGACTGGGTGACGGCGCTGAAAGGGTGTGATGACTACTTGTTTATAGAGTTTTTGAAAAGGTGTCTTCACTGGGACCCCTCTGCCCGCCTGACCCCAGCTCAAGCGTTAAGACACCCTTGGATTAGCAAGTCCGCACCCAGACCTTTCACTGTTGAGAAGGTGTCAGGCAAACGGATGGTACACCCTGCAGGTGCTTTCCATGGACTGGGTTCCAAGCTGCCTCCGGTTGTCGGCATAGCCAATAAGCTTAAAGCTAACTTAATGTCAGAAGCCAATGGTGGCATACCTCTGTGCAGTGTGTTGCCAAAACTGATTAGCTAG